From the Flavimarina sp. Hel_I_48 genome, one window contains:
- a CDS encoding endonuclease/exonuclease/phosphatase family protein, which yields MTLKRGLFALGILAILLTLIPLIAADYWWIRIFDFPHTQLTAFTFIVIAFYFFRFDIRWKHDYLFVSIMLACFVYQINKIVPYTSLYPYEVLNAEHEDAQKHLSLFTSNVLQSNKERQPLIDELKSKDPDILLLCEANAKWLNDLRPYTSKNYSYRKEIPLDNTYGMALYSKMPLIDPTVHYIIDKEIPSIHTKLILKTGDTIQIYAIHPTPPMPQHNPKSSDRDAEMMIISHKSRQNKLPVIVMGDFNDVAWSNTTALFKASSTLLDPRIGRGFYNTFSAKSALMKWPLDHIFISPEFRIRKMAMGADINSDHYPSYAELSFEPKGKNEQLPEPPSKRQLKNVASQIEDYRDQND from the coding sequence ATGACATTAAAAAGAGGTCTATTTGCATTAGGTATTTTAGCTATTTTATTAACTTTAATACCACTTATTGCAGCAGATTACTGGTGGATACGAATATTTGATTTCCCCCATACACAGCTTACCGCATTTACCTTCATCGTAATTGCATTTTACTTTTTCCGGTTTGACATTCGATGGAAACACGATTACCTCTTCGTAAGTATTATGCTTGCGTGCTTCGTTTATCAGATCAATAAGATAGTTCCCTACACGTCGCTTTATCCCTATGAAGTTTTAAATGCGGAACATGAAGATGCTCAAAAGCACCTGAGTCTTTTTACCTCAAATGTATTACAGAGTAATAAGGAGAGACAACCTCTCATAGATGAATTGAAAAGTAAAGATCCTGATATTTTGCTCCTTTGTGAAGCGAACGCGAAATGGTTAAATGATCTACGTCCCTATACGAGTAAAAACTATAGCTACCGTAAAGAAATCCCGTTAGACAATACGTACGGTATGGCATTATATTCGAAAATGCCACTTATTGACCCTACCGTACATTATATTATTGATAAAGAAATACCTTCAATTCACACCAAATTAATCCTCAAAACCGGTGATACCATCCAGATCTATGCGATACACCCCACACCGCCCATGCCCCAGCATAATCCTAAATCGTCAGACCGCGATGCAGAAATGATGATTATATCCCACAAAAGCAGGCAAAACAAACTGCCCGTAATTGTAATGGGCGATTTTAATGATGTTGCCTGGTCTAATACCACGGCTCTTTTTAAAGCTTCGAGCACACTACTCGACCCCCGTATAGGCAGGGGTTTTTACAATACTTTTAGCGCGAAATCCGCACTTATGAAGTGGCCATTGGATCATATTTTTATTTCCCCTGAATTCAGGATAAGAAAAATGGCTATGGGAGCAGATATCAATTCTGACCATTATCCTTCTTATGCAGAACTTTCTTTTGAGCCTAAGGGCAAAAACGAACAGTTACCCGAGCCACCGTCCAAAAGGCAATTAAAAAATGTAGCCTCACAAATAGAGGATTATCGGGACCAGAATGATTGA
- a CDS encoding mechanosensitive ion channel family protein — translation MHQRLHQYFQDFGNSLIDYGLDPYYAGILSIFINVFLLTAGLILLDRILRRLLIEFFKAFTNKTKSTFDDYLILTNFPRYVGHIIPINILKYVLAIMLHGNHPMVLLWVNKAINVYVIILILKILRSVLRTSRSFFETKEKYHDKPLQSYVQVTMLFLWSLSAFFIILEIFDKEAGKLALQLGTTSAVLLLIFKDTIMGFVASIQVSVNDIVRIGDWITFSKFGADGTVTEINLATVRVQNFDNTYTTIPTYSLIADSFQNWRGMQDSDGRRIKRAIFIKQRSVRFLTTEDIEELKKIQLIAPYIEHREQDLERTNRLRNADRSLLINGRNQTNLGIFRRYIDAFLHENPAINKDLFLMVRHLAPTSQGIPIEIFCFSKDKRWEIYEHIQADIFDHIIAAVPYFKLEIFEEVSSSDLDDRSFKMN, via the coding sequence ATGCATCAAAGACTACACCAGTATTTTCAAGATTTTGGCAACTCGCTCATAGACTACGGTCTTGATCCCTACTATGCCGGTATACTAAGTATTTTTATCAACGTATTCCTGTTAACTGCTGGCCTTATACTGCTTGACAGGATTTTACGTAGGTTGCTGATCGAGTTCTTCAAAGCCTTTACCAATAAGACCAAGAGTACTTTTGATGACTACCTTATCCTTACCAATTTTCCAAGGTATGTAGGTCATATTATACCTATAAACATCTTAAAATATGTACTTGCCATCATGTTACATGGCAACCATCCCATGGTATTGCTATGGGTCAATAAAGCAATAAATGTCTATGTAATAATTTTAATACTCAAAATATTACGTAGCGTATTGCGTACATCCCGTAGCTTTTTTGAAACCAAGGAAAAGTATCACGATAAACCCTTACAGAGTTATGTTCAGGTTACCATGCTTTTCTTATGGTCTCTGTCCGCATTTTTTATAATTCTCGAAATTTTTGATAAGGAAGCTGGTAAATTAGCGCTGCAGCTGGGTACAACCTCTGCTGTACTGTTGCTTATTTTTAAGGATACCATAATGGGCTTTGTGGCCTCCATTCAGGTTTCGGTCAATGATATCGTGCGTATAGGTGACTGGATCACGTTTAGCAAATTTGGCGCAGATGGTACTGTTACCGAAATTAACCTTGCAACGGTACGGGTGCAGAATTTTGATAACACCTATACCACCATCCCCACCTACAGTCTGATTGCAGATTCTTTTCAAAACTGGCGTGGAATGCAGGATAGTGATGGGAGACGTATTAAGCGGGCAATTTTTATCAAGCAACGTTCTGTACGCTTTTTAACAACCGAGGACATCGAAGAGTTAAAGAAAATTCAGCTTATAGCTCCTTACATTGAACATCGCGAACAGGATCTTGAACGTACTAACCGACTTCGGAATGCAGACCGAAGCCTTCTTATAAACGGAAGAAATCAGACAAATTTGGGCATATTTAGGCGTTATATTGATGCTTTTTTACATGAAAACCCCGCGATCAACAAAGATCTTTTTCTAATGGTGCGCCACCTAGCCCCTACTTCTCAGGGTATTCCCATAGAGATTTTTTGCTTCAGCAAAGACAAACGCTGGGAAATTTATGAACACATACAAGCTGATATTTTTGACCATATTATCGCTGCCGTACCTTATTTTAAACTCGAAATTTTTGAGGAAGTATCCAGTTCAGATCTCGATGACAGGTCATTTAAAATGAATTAA
- a CDS encoding ferritin-like domain-containing protein, which translates to MNFIKLLESLSNREALTKTSSRRDSFQQMKSVGKNVALASIPFGLAATSSKARAATSAMAAAAFQASPTDVLNFALTLEYLEQEFYQKGLNSGVISDADMTVFETISKHEDAHVEFLVNALGADAIAKPTFDFTGGPGGLSLDPFMENGADQETAYAQFMALAQGFEDTGVRAYKGQAGALAVDNTLLDYALQIHSVEARHASKVRRMRMEKGWIVQNNNTLPDAFAPIYAGEENTEQGGVDLAGLFSDFGGADAVTAAFDEPLTMDEVLTIGGFFIVQ; encoded by the coding sequence ATGAATTTTATAAAGCTTTTAGAAAGCCTTTCAAATAGAGAGGCCTTAACCAAAACCAGTTCAAGAAGAGATTCTTTTCAACAAATGAAAAGTGTGGGTAAAAATGTTGCCCTTGCCTCCATTCCTTTCGGTCTGGCAGCAACAAGCTCTAAAGCTAGGGCAGCTACAAGCGCCATGGCAGCAGCAGCTTTTCAAGCTAGTCCTACAGACGTATTAAATTTTGCATTAACCCTAGAATATCTTGAGCAGGAATTTTATCAGAAAGGCCTTAATAGCGGCGTCATTTCTGATGCTGATATGACGGTCTTTGAGACCATTTCCAAACATGAAGATGCACACGTAGAGTTTCTTGTAAATGCTTTAGGAGCTGATGCGATTGCAAAGCCAACATTTGACTTTACAGGTGGTCCAGGTGGATTGAGTTTAGATCCTTTTATGGAAAATGGTGCAGATCAGGAAACTGCTTATGCTCAATTTATGGCATTAGCACAAGGTTTTGAAGATACTGGTGTGCGTGCTTACAAAGGACAAGCTGGAGCACTAGCGGTAGATAACACATTGCTTGATTATGCGCTGCAAATTCATTCTGTAGAAGCACGTCATGCTTCAAAAGTGAGAAGAATGCGTATGGAAAAAGGATGGATTGTACAAAATAACAATACATTGCCAGATGCATTTGCCCCTATTTATGCCGGTGAAGAAAACACCGAACAAGGTGGTGTTGATCTCGCTGGATTATTTAGCGATTTTGGTGGTGCTGATGCAGTTACTGCTGCCTTTGATGAGCCATTAACTATGGATGAAGTTTTAACCATAGGTGGGTTCTTTATTGTTCAATAA
- a CDS encoding ferritin-like domain-containing protein, which produces MKSNEIKKDDALEPLTGRDRRKFLKLSGMAIVGGGLLLSCSDDDDMGIVNQNPDDPEDPEVPEEPAVFDLGSGNVGILNYAFALEQLEAAFYLEVLNGSYYQGLPDDSEEKQIILDTTNHEVIHRDFFKTAISAAVEADQVLPDLEFDFSSGPNAVDFSSRDSVLATAVALEDTGVSAYNGAGKLIDVSDAAGVTYLTLAGKIVSVEARHASAFRDLVSPNTSNFASADVLVDLGGSGVAYDKATLPADVIAAVVDLEFIVTPFTANNLPTA; this is translated from the coding sequence ATGAAAAGCAATGAAATTAAAAAGGATGACGCACTAGAGCCATTAACTGGACGCGACAGACGAAAGTTTTTAAAATTAAGTGGAATGGCTATCGTGGGTGGAGGTTTATTACTCTCATGTAGCGATGACGATGATATGGGAATCGTAAATCAGAATCCTGATGATCCAGAAGATCCAGAAGTTCCAGAAGAGCCGGCAGTATTTGATTTAGGTTCCGGAAATGTTGGAATACTTAATTACGCTTTTGCGTTAGAACAGCTAGAAGCTGCTTTTTATTTAGAAGTACTTAATGGATCTTATTATCAAGGACTTCCTGATGATAGTGAAGAAAAGCAAATTATTTTAGATACTACTAATCATGAAGTAATCCATAGGGATTTCTTTAAAACGGCAATTTCTGCGGCAGTTGAAGCAGATCAGGTATTACCAGATTTAGAATTTGATTTCTCATCAGGACCTAATGCTGTTGATTTTTCAAGTAGGGATTCTGTTTTAGCGACGGCTGTTGCGTTAGAAGATACCGGAGTTTCTGCTTACAATGGTGCCGGTAAATTAATTGATGTTAGCGATGCTGCTGGTGTTACTTATTTAACTTTGGCGGGTAAGATTGTATCTGTAGAAGCACGTCATGCTTCGGCTTTTAGAGATCTTGTGAGCCCAAACACCTCTAATTTTGCAAGCGCTGATGTTCTTGTGGATTTAGGAGGCTCAGGCGTTGCATATGACAAAGCTACCCTCCCTGCAGATGTGATTGCAGCAGTGGTTGATCTTGAATTTATAGTTACCCCATTCACGGCAAACAATTTGCCTACAGCGTAA
- a CDS encoding M15 family metallopeptidase, translating to MNRTFLIVFLLLFTAMLPAQKVDLVQLDTLQDGFAYDIRYAGENNFLKEAFYDCAACYLRPEVADALKEANHYFCELGYKILLYDCYRPVSAQKKMWKAYPNPQYVANPYTSGSIHNRGAAVDISLITLEGEPVDMGTDHDFFGIEAHIDHTDFPDQILKNRALLQKGMLLYGFETIRTEWWHFNYKKNYQYEIINFDFPCAVE from the coding sequence ATGAATAGAACATTTTTAATTGTTTTTCTCCTTCTTTTTACGGCAATGCTGCCAGCACAAAAGGTAGATCTCGTACAGCTAGACACCCTGCAGGACGGTTTTGCGTATGATATACGATACGCCGGGGAAAATAATTTTCTTAAAGAAGCTTTCTATGATTGTGCAGCTTGTTATTTGAGACCCGAAGTAGCTGACGCGCTTAAAGAGGCAAACCATTATTTCTGCGAACTTGGGTATAAAATTCTCCTCTACGATTGTTACCGTCCCGTTTCTGCCCAGAAAAAAATGTGGAAAGCATATCCTAATCCACAATACGTGGCAAATCCTTACACAAGCGGCTCCATTCATAATAGGGGCGCTGCAGTAGATATTTCACTTATTACACTAGAGGGGGAGCCAGTGGATATGGGTACAGATCACGATTTTTTTGGCATAGAGGCGCATATTGACCATACGGACTTTCCAGATCAAATTCTTAAAAACAGAGCGTTATTGCAAAAAGGTATGCTTCTTTATGGTTTTGAAACCATACGTACCGAATGGTGGCATTTTAATTATAAAAAAAATTACCAGTACGAGATCATTAACTTTGACTTTCCCTGCGCAGTGGAATAA
- a CDS encoding DUF3817 domain-containing protein, with amino-acid sequence MLRFFKILGILEGISFLGLLLITMPLKYFYDNPVPNQWLGMAHGVLFIAYVIVAVIVSRQLRWSFKTLVIVLICSVVPCGTFWMDAKYIEPHLK; translated from the coding sequence ATGCTTCGATTTTTTAAAATACTCGGTATTCTTGAAGGAATTTCTTTTCTGGGCTTGCTTCTCATTACCATGCCTTTGAAGTATTTTTACGATAACCCAGTTCCCAATCAATGGTTGGGTATGGCTCATGGGGTGCTGTTTATCGCATATGTCATCGTTGCGGTAATCGTTAGCAGGCAGTTGCGGTGGTCATTTAAAACACTGGTGATTGTTCTGATTTGTTCCGTAGTTCCTTGCGGGACTTTCTGGATGGATGCAAAATATATTGAACCCCACCTTAAATAA
- a CDS encoding YqaA family protein codes for MSQHKGGERKSRLQLLHQYYKYTGFYSFLGTSLKKALPPILLFIAVIFAIHYFVIDLNSLLVKMTDTFPTFWVLAVFFISETILGLIPPEIFIAWSDKMPNPILYLSLLAVLSYTGGIISYFAGRASTRIQAVHEYLEVKMAKHLKNARKWGGFLIIVGAILPLPFAISSLAAGMIKFPFKNYLLFGLMRFVRFAVYGAAIFSLV; via the coding sequence ATGTCACAACATAAAGGTGGGGAACGTAAGTCCAGGCTTCAACTGCTTCATCAATATTATAAGTATACCGGTTTTTACAGCTTTTTAGGCACTAGTCTTAAAAAAGCGCTCCCCCCTATCCTTCTGTTTATTGCAGTCATCTTTGCGATTCATTATTTTGTAATTGATCTCAACAGCCTTCTGGTCAAAATGACGGATACCTTCCCAACATTCTGGGTACTCGCGGTTTTTTTTATTTCGGAAACCATTCTGGGACTTATTCCGCCAGAAATATTTATAGCATGGAGCGATAAAATGCCAAATCCAATCTTATATCTGAGCTTGCTTGCGGTGCTTTCTTACACGGGTGGTATTATCTCTTATTTCGCCGGCAGGGCATCTACGCGCATTCAAGCGGTACATGAGTATCTAGAGGTAAAAATGGCAAAACACCTTAAAAATGCACGTAAATGGGGAGGTTTTTTAATCATTGTGGGTGCTATCCTGCCACTTCCGTTTGCCATTAGCAGCCTGGCGGCAGGTATGATAAAATTTCCGTTTAAAAATTATCTTTTATTTGGTTTGATGCGTTTTGTGAGGTTTGCCGTTTATGGCGCTGCAATATTTAGTTTAGTATAA
- a CDS encoding SDR family oxidoreductase produces the protein MDKLKNKVAFITGGTKGIGRGIAESLLKLNMNVAITSRTQSAAQEAADELNNANSGEGNVIGIEADVRDYDSQKEAVAKILDKWGQIDVLVANAGLGHFGNISELTVDQWDETISTNLTGVFYSVKATLEALQNSEGYIFTISSLAGTNFFAGGSAYNASKFGLTGFSQALMLDVRDKGVKVTTIMPGSVATHFGGHEPSSDDDWKIQSEDMGQIVSDLLQMHPRTLPSKVEVRPSKPPKK, from the coding sequence ATGGATAAATTAAAAAACAAAGTAGCCTTCATTACTGGAGGTACAAAAGGAATAGGAAGAGGAATCGCAGAATCCCTTTTAAAATTAAATATGAACGTGGCAATCACGAGCCGCACCCAGAGTGCAGCTCAGGAAGCTGCTGATGAACTTAATAATGCAAACAGCGGTGAAGGCAACGTAATAGGCATAGAGGCTGACGTACGTGACTACGACAGCCAAAAAGAAGCGGTTGCAAAAATACTTGATAAGTGGGGTCAAATTGACGTACTTGTTGCCAATGCCGGCTTAGGTCATTTTGGAAATATTTCAGAACTTACGGTTGATCAATGGGATGAAACTATAAGTACAAACCTTACGGGTGTTTTTTATAGTGTAAAAGCTACCCTCGAAGCTTTACAGAATTCAGAGGGTTATATCTTTACTATATCAAGCCTTGCGGGTACAAATTTCTTTGCTGGCGGTAGTGCCTACAATGCGAGTAAATTTGGACTTACCGGTTTTAGTCAGGCTTTAATGCTTGATGTGCGTGATAAGGGAGTGAAGGTGACCACGATCATGCCAGGTTCTGTAGCAACGCACTTTGGAGGTCATGAGCCTTCTAGTGATGATGACTGGAAAATACAAAGTGAAGATATGGGGCAGATCGTTTCAGACCTGTTACAGATGCATCCCAGGACGTTGCCAAGTAAGGTTGAGGTCAGACCCTCTAAACCACCAAAAAAGTAA
- a CDS encoding DEAD/DEAH box helicase → MGERSRERKKNEGKELYSYQLKDLDRIFACIEESTDDFNLLYQLPTGGGKTVIFSEIVRRYIAEKNKKVIILTHRIELSSQTSKMLTSFDVPNMVINSKVKTLEGNENYMCYVAMVETLNNRLQDKQMKFNDVGLVIIDEAHYNSFRKLFSHFKKTFILGVTATPLSSNVKLPMKDNYKKLIMGESISSLIDKGFLSQANVHTYDVGLKTLQVGINGDYTVKSSEILYTNHSMQQKLLMAYEEKAKDTKTLIFNNGINTSHYVYETFKEAGYDVMHLDNTHSNKERKEILKWFKKTPGAILTSVSILTTGFDEPTVETIILNRATRSLTLYFQMIGRGSRVLPNKKEFQVIDLGNNVARFGLWDGPMDWNDIFMYPEFYLENLVSDEDIEREFIYEMPPELREQFSNSKEIDFDIKAEYEKVFAEGKKSKLALERSIAQHAKIVFENTEDVFDARILARELKDEISFRIRQYSYCIMKNTQNYKDWLEEDYMRKLRLKLSQMYTSVTPVE, encoded by the coding sequence TTGGGCGAACGATCTAGAGAGCGGAAAAAAAACGAAGGAAAAGAACTTTATTCATATCAATTAAAAGATTTAGACAGGATTTTTGCCTGTATAGAAGAATCTACAGATGATTTTAACCTGTTGTACCAGTTGCCCACGGGTGGTGGTAAAACGGTTATATTTTCTGAAATAGTGCGTCGTTATATTGCTGAAAAGAATAAGAAGGTAATTATTCTCACGCACCGTATCGAACTTTCTTCACAGACCTCAAAAATGCTTACCAGTTTTGATGTGCCTAATATGGTAATCAATAGTAAGGTGAAGACCCTGGAGGGCAACGAGAATTATATGTGCTACGTAGCCATGGTGGAAACGTTGAACAACCGTTTGCAGGATAAGCAGATGAAATTTAACGATGTGGGGCTTGTGATTATTGATGAAGCGCACTACAATTCATTCCGTAAGCTTTTCAGCCATTTTAAAAAGACCTTCATACTTGGTGTGACCGCAACACCGCTAAGTTCTAATGTGAAGCTTCCCATGAAGGATAATTATAAAAAACTTATCATGGGCGAGAGTATTTCTTCGCTTATCGATAAGGGCTTTCTTTCACAGGCGAATGTGCACACGTATGATGTAGGTCTTAAAACACTTCAGGTAGGTATCAATGGGGATTATACCGTAAAATCTTCAGAGATCTTATATACAAACCATAGCATGCAGCAAAAACTGCTCATGGCTTATGAAGAGAAGGCAAAAGATACCAAGACGTTGATCTTCAACAATGGTATAAATACGTCTCACTATGTATACGAGACTTTCAAGGAGGCGGGTTATGATGTGATGCACCTTGATAATACCCATAGCAACAAAGAGCGCAAGGAAATTTTGAAATGGTTCAAGAAAACCCCGGGTGCGATCCTTACCTCAGTAAGTATCTTAACTACTGGTTTTGATGAGCCTACTGTTGAAACTATTATTCTTAACCGTGCGACACGATCCCTCACGCTTTATTTCCAAATGATAGGTAGGGGCTCACGGGTTTTACCTAATAAAAAAGAATTTCAGGTAATTGATTTAGGTAATAATGTGGCGCGTTTTGGCCTTTGGGACGGTCCCATGGACTGGAATGATATTTTTATGTATCCCGAATTTTACCTTGAAAACCTTGTAAGTGATGAGGATATTGAGCGGGAATTTATTTATGAAATGCCACCCGAATTGCGCGAACAGTTCAGCAATAGTAAAGAGATAGATTTTGATATCAAGGCAGAATATGAAAAGGTTTTTGCCGAAGGTAAAAAGTCAAAACTGGCCCTTGAACGCTCCATAGCACAACATGCCAAGATCGTATTTGAAAATACGGAGGATGTTTTTGATGCGCGTATTCTTGCCCGGGAACTTAAAGATGAAATCAGTTTCCGTATACGCCAGTATTCGTACTGTATCATGAAAAATACCCAGAATTACAAAGACTGGTTAGAAGAGGATTACATGCGCAAGCTTCGACTCAAGTTGAGCCAAATGTACACAAGCGTTACGCCTGTTGAATAA
- a CDS encoding DUF2490 domain-containing protein → MKYSFTTCALIASLFLATVHTSIAQETEGKLGGWYAYVFNTKFGDSQFGAMGDFQYRLHGLGNDFQQLILRGGLTYRPKDSGITLLAGYSYFSSGVLGDVESTFSEHRPYQDALLSQQVWGNVFVVHRFRLEERFVEDQDFRTRFRYMVSARLPLNQKTLTKDAFFLVALNEVFINGQKDIGNDRNVTLFDRNWLAGGIGYAFTDKLRLEATYMRESTESRNKGQLWFTLFHTL, encoded by the coding sequence ATGAAATATAGCTTCACAACATGTGCGCTGATTGCGTCACTATTTCTGGCTACAGTACATACCAGCATCGCACAGGAAACCGAAGGTAAATTGGGCGGATGGTACGCTTATGTGTTCAATACAAAATTTGGTGATTCGCAGTTTGGTGCCATGGGGGACTTTCAATACCGTTTACATGGTTTGGGCAATGATTTTCAGCAACTTATTTTAAGGGGAGGACTTACGTATAGACCTAAAGATTCTGGGATTACATTGCTGGCTGGTTATTCTTATTTTAGTTCGGGTGTTCTGGGAGATGTTGAATCAACGTTTTCTGAGCATCGCCCATACCAGGATGCACTTCTATCACAGCAGGTGTGGGGCAACGTATTTGTGGTTCATCGTTTTCGGTTAGAGGAGCGTTTTGTGGAAGACCAGGATTTTAGGACACGTTTTCGCTATATGGTTTCCGCCCGTCTTCCTTTAAATCAAAAGACACTCACAAAAGACGCCTTCTTTCTGGTTGCTTTGAATGAAGTTTTTATAAATGGCCAGAAAGATATAGGAAATGATAGAAATGTCACGTTATTTGACCGCAACTGGTTGGCCGGTGGTATAGGTTATGCATTTACGGATAAGTTGCGGCTTGAGGCAACTTATATGCGAGAGAGTACTGAAAGCCGAAACAAAGGACAGCTATGGTTTACGCTTTTCCATACCCTTTAA
- a CDS encoding RNA polymerase sigma factor RpoD/SigA, producing the protein MRQLKITKQVTNRESKSLNTYLQDVSKLDMITADEEVELAQRIREGDQIALERLTKANLRFVVSVAKQYQNQGLKLPDLINEGNVGLVKAAKRFDETRGFKFISYAVWWIRQSILQAISEHSRTVRLPLNKIGTISKINKAFSYLEQSLERPPSADEIAKELDMTISKVKLAMKNSGRNLSMDAPFKEGENDSNLYDVLRSGESPNPDADLMQESLGTEIERALETLSPRESDVIKLNYGLGGEQPHTLQEIGEMFDLSRERVRQIREKGIRRLRHTSRSKVLKTYLG; encoded by the coding sequence ATGAGACAGCTCAAGATCACGAAGCAGGTAACCAATAGGGAATCGAAGTCATTAAATACCTATTTACAGGATGTCAGTAAATTAGACATGATTACCGCTGATGAAGAGGTAGAGTTGGCACAACGCATTCGGGAAGGCGATCAAATTGCCCTGGAACGATTGACTAAGGCTAATTTGCGTTTTGTTGTATCTGTTGCAAAACAGTATCAAAACCAGGGTTTAAAACTACCAGACCTTATCAATGAAGGTAATGTAGGACTTGTAAAGGCTGCAAAACGTTTTGACGAAACCAGAGGTTTTAAATTTATTTCATACGCCGTATGGTGGATTAGGCAATCCATATTACAGGCCATTTCAGAACATTCTAGAACCGTACGTCTGCCGCTTAACAAAATAGGCACGATAAGTAAGATCAACAAAGCATTCTCCTACCTGGAGCAAAGTCTTGAACGACCACCTTCTGCAGATGAAATTGCAAAAGAGCTTGACATGACAATCTCCAAGGTTAAACTTGCTATGAAAAATAGCGGTCGTAACCTCTCCATGGATGCTCCCTTCAAGGAAGGAGAAAATGATTCAAATCTTTATGATGTTTTACGTTCTGGTGAATCACCTAATCCAGATGCAGATTTGATGCAAGAATCATTAGGTACAGAGATAGAGCGTGCGCTTGAAACTTTGTCTCCACGTGAATCTGATGTCATTAAATTGAATTACGGCCTTGGCGGTGAGCAACCACACACCTTACAGGAAATTGGTGAAATGTTCGACCTAAGTCGCGAACGTGTACGTCAAATTCGTGAAAAAGGAATTCGCAGATTGCGTCATACCTCAAGAAGTAAAGTTCTTAAAACGTATTTAGGTTAA